One Acidobacteriota bacterium DNA window includes the following coding sequences:
- a CDS encoding response regulator transcription factor gives MEPNNGTIRVAIVEDDRSLREGLGLLINATPGYNCQHSYGSVEDALRDINQPAGQADGQNLPDILLLDIHLPGMLGSDGVKLFREKFPSMQVLMLTVYAEQDKIFESICNGACGYLLKKTPPAKLLEAIREAHEGGAPMSPEIARKVVTLFQNTRQPEKIEEQLTQQEIKLLQFLSDGHSYQSAAGQLNISVNTVRNYIRSIYEKLHVHSKNEAVGKALRSGIIS, from the coding sequence ATGGAACCAAACAACGGAACAATCCGCGTTGCCATTGTGGAAGACGACCGGTCACTGCGCGAAGGGCTGGGACTTTTGATCAACGCCACGCCCGGTTACAACTGCCAACATAGCTACGGTTCGGTCGAAGACGCGCTTCGCGACATCAACCAACCCGCTGGGCAAGCCGATGGACAAAACTTGCCAGACATTTTGCTGCTGGATATTCATCTTCCGGGGATGCTAGGATCAGACGGCGTCAAGCTGTTCCGAGAAAAATTCCCATCCATGCAGGTGTTGATGCTGACGGTATATGCCGAACAGGACAAAATCTTTGAATCCATCTGCAACGGCGCTTGCGGGTACTTGCTGAAAAAAACTCCCCCCGCCAAATTGCTCGAAGCGATTCGCGAAGCGCATGAAGGCGGCGCTCCAATGTCGCCGGAAATCGCTCGCAAGGTCGTGACCTTGTTTCAAAACACCCGCCAGCCCGAAAAAATCGAAGAACAGTTGACCCAACAGGAAATCAAGTTGCTGCAATTTCTGTCCGACGGGCACAGTTATCAAAGCGCCGCCGGGCAATTGAACATCAGTGTGAACACGGTTCGAAATTACATTCGCAGCATTTACGAGAAACTTCACGTCCATTCAAAAAACGAAGCCGTTGGTAAAGCGCTCCGAAGCGGCATCATCTCTTGA
- a CDS encoding tetratricopeptide repeat protein: MPYNALTLTGNLSINSRTIAEKQQARSLWMKSLELLESAEGVDLTRLAHFLNQLATVYQEQGDFAKTERLFGRLSKLVERTGVDPEMESLRPIVLRRMGSLYQAQGRYREAEDFLQRALVSAKTISETQSEEVAEIQHHLAILHQERGRFDKAAKYYWRALRIYQQSSDAESLRIAGLYHDLSCLERKRGNVAEAEQLAGEALEMRMQVKGMNHISVATEMIWLAELMAEQEKFDDAERLYRGAIGIIESSSDTDHYEIANTLVKLASLCAAQDRSSAAERYLLRAVAIKEKLFGIENLEVAQLQRELARLYGRQSRHDEAERFSQRAQTTFGKATGPLKLE, encoded by the coding sequence ATGCCGTACAACGCTCTGACGCTGACAGGGAATCTTTCAATCAATTCCCGCACAATCGCAGAAAAGCAACAAGCAAGATCGTTGTGGATGAAATCTCTGGAATTGCTGGAAAGCGCCGAAGGCGTTGATTTGACCCGGTTGGCGCATTTTCTGAATCAACTGGCGACGGTTTACCAGGAGCAGGGAGATTTTGCCAAAACCGAGCGGCTTTTTGGGCGATTGAGCAAGCTGGTTGAGCGCACAGGCGTTGATCCGGAAATGGAAAGCTTGCGCCCAATCGTGCTGCGACGAATGGGAAGTTTGTATCAGGCGCAGGGCCGTTACCGCGAAGCGGAGGACTTTCTGCAACGCGCATTGGTATCGGCCAAAACGATTTCTGAAACCCAAAGCGAGGAAGTGGCGGAAATCCAGCATCACCTGGCAATTCTTCACCAGGAGCGCGGGCGGTTCGACAAAGCGGCGAAGTATTACTGGCGCGCGTTGAGGATTTATCAGCAATCGTCTGATGCCGAAAGTTTGCGGATTGCAGGTTTGTATCACGACCTGAGCTGTTTGGAGCGCAAACGCGGAAATGTCGCCGAAGCGGAGCAATTGGCCGGCGAAGCCTTGGAAATGCGGATGCAGGTCAAGGGGATGAATCATATTTCGGTTGCCACAGAAATGATCTGGTTGGCGGAGTTGATGGCCGAACAGGAAAAATTTGACGATGCAGAGCGGTTGTACCGAGGCGCGATCGGAATCATCGAATCCTCGTCTGATACCGACCATTACGAAATTGCAAATACACTGGTCAAACTCGCCTCGCTTTGTGCCGCTCAGGACAGAAGCAGCGCTGCTGAGCGTTATCTGCTACGAGCGGTGGCGATCAAGGAAAAGCTTTTTGGGATTGAAAATCTGGAAGTCGCACAGCTTCAGCGGGAACTCGCGCGGCTTTACGGCCGTCAATCCCGTCACGACGAAGCCGAACGGTTTTCGCAACGCGCCCAAACGACCTTTGGCAAAGCCACCGGGCCATTGAAGCTGGAATAA
- a CDS encoding AAA family ATPase has translation MPKSPQSELQFPPYRIPAGVDLLYRDNKIVALERRAVQVLRYLVANHDRVVSKDELLEAVWPDTFITDGVLKRAISQARRALGDGAEESKFIETYHGRGYRFVADVITKSLAPTEPEPAQAAIKPDLTALANAETGFFAGENLVAVPPFSADATKPAQIISGVPDYNQLVGREIELAQLHGDYRRILEGVGRPVLLIGESGVGKTQLSREFANQVRTQEAVCLYTQFFDYQASRLAPYEIFLDLLRTILGVNIANREECDLRVLARNHFGVELPDELFTDARINSQIRLTTNTGALRLDDASPYATRPLGAPTAKTSSTASLRAVAPIGQCFIRASHHRPLVMILDDIQWADAASREVIGYLMRTLRSEPLMIVCLARAESVNDRETSFAEWLKQLAGYRSYTTLTLKPLDETACRLAIEAVFGQAISVPSQDLQTLHQTTGGNPYFLIEMLRLLVAERAISFNPQPEPHWDWNGIRDLSLPVTIVMAAQAKLDRLNDDVRELVESAAVIGEEFRVETLSSMMGRNETEIERLMLEGVRRGVLSERGVTGDNDARFYHNTLRRVLYEALPQRRRKRLHIAAAQAIETLHQTELDRVAEAISAHYERAEHHEHAFEWSIRAWQAASSRLSWNEAVICIERAEHAAAEMAKSSGNNLAPVERLKLLFALGETNFAVGRLKESDRFYGEAIHLARSIGDRSSLATALLEQGQSRLSLNLYNEAIAVTKQALEIYRLMDDHEGAALAMLQLGGVEVRIGNYEQAVSLAQQALQKTALNSQVAAIAFGLLGWARALQGHFTEGVPLLERAVDYLTNVGDVQRRVLLLRRSHWAELSRGRYETAIEMAMRARDDAQRLGDANGEAKMDMGIGQARIAQGLHEEGIALLKRAQEKLHAVGATHGEAETYWLLGRAYCELGRLEEARKLLTQAYEQILEIGDRDDEFRVMTDLARLSLAEGDASAALQFTESATAIAEELHNRDWIGVILTVQAAALLALGKPDEALATIERALTSLEEIESGERWRAYWAKAQIQEAKAPSLPEALPALTTTMELLDEIRQQLAQDEGRFTAITQSRRAPAAEFHAMLTRFGLLERADQVAKSWGL, from the coding sequence ATGCCCAAATCGCCTCAATCTGAGCTGCAATTTCCACCCTATCGAATCCCAGCCGGAGTTGACCTGCTGTACCGCGACAACAAGATCGTTGCGCTGGAACGCCGCGCCGTACAAGTGTTGCGGTATCTGGTCGCCAATCACGACCGCGTGGTTTCCAAAGACGAGTTGCTGGAAGCCGTCTGGCCCGACACCTTCATCACCGACGGCGTGTTGAAACGCGCGATTTCCCAGGCTCGCCGCGCGTTGGGCGATGGAGCCGAAGAGTCAAAATTCATCGAAACCTACCACGGCAGAGGGTATCGGTTTGTCGCCGATGTCATCACGAAAAGTCTGGCGCCGACGGAACCCGAACCCGCTCAAGCGGCGATCAAACCGGATCTGACTGCCTTGGCAAATGCGGAAACAGGTTTCTTTGCCGGAGAAAACCTGGTTGCGGTACCCCCCTTTTCTGCGGACGCAACAAAACCGGCGCAGATCATTTCCGGCGTTCCCGATTACAACCAGCTTGTCGGGCGCGAAATCGAACTGGCGCAATTGCACGGCGATTACCGCCGCATATTGGAAGGCGTTGGCCGCCCCGTGCTGCTGATCGGCGAAAGCGGCGTCGGTAAAACCCAGCTTTCGCGCGAATTCGCCAACCAGGTGCGAACGCAGGAAGCGGTTTGTCTGTATACGCAGTTTTTTGATTATCAAGCCAGCCGTTTGGCTCCCTACGAAATTTTCCTCGACCTGCTGCGCACCATTTTGGGCGTCAACATCGCCAACCGCGAAGAATGCGATTTGCGCGTGCTGGCGCGAAATCATTTCGGCGTTGAATTGCCGGACGAATTGTTTACCGACGCCAGAATCAACAGCCAGATTCGATTGACGACCAATACGGGCGCGTTGCGGTTGGATGACGCGTCGCCATACGCCACGCGTCCGCTGGGAGCGCCGACGGCCAAAACTTCTTCAACCGCTTCATTGCGCGCCGTTGCCCCCATCGGCCAATGCTTCATTCGCGCCAGCCATCATCGCCCGCTGGTTATGATTCTGGACGACATTCAGTGGGCGGACGCCGCCAGCCGCGAAGTCATCGGTTATCTGATGCGAACGTTGCGCAGCGAACCGCTGATGATCGTCTGTCTGGCGCGCGCCGAATCCGTCAACGACCGCGAAACCAGTTTTGCCGAATGGCTGAAACAACTGGCCGGGTATCGCAGCTACACGACATTGACACTGAAACCACTGGACGAAACTGCCTGCCGTTTGGCCATCGAGGCTGTGTTCGGGCAGGCGATCAGCGTTCCTTCGCAGGATTTACAAACGCTGCATCAAACCACGGGCGGCAATCCGTACTTCCTGATCGAAATGCTACGGTTGTTGGTGGCGGAGCGCGCCATCAGTTTCAATCCGCAACCGGAACCGCACTGGGATTGGAATGGCATCAGGGATTTGTCGCTGCCGGTGACGATTGTCATGGCCGCGCAAGCCAAACTGGATAGATTGAACGATGATGTTCGCGAATTGGTGGAATCCGCCGCGGTCATCGGTGAAGAGTTCCGCGTGGAAACGCTCTCCAGCATGATGGGCCGCAACGAAACCGAAATCGAGCGCTTGATGTTGGAAGGCGTACGTCGCGGCGTGCTGTCCGAACGCGGTGTGACCGGCGACAACGACGCGCGCTTTTATCACAACACGCTGCGCCGCGTTTTGTACGAAGCGTTGCCGCAACGTCGTCGCAAGCGGCTGCACATTGCGGCGGCGCAGGCAATCGAAACGCTGCATCAAACCGAATTGGACCGCGTTGCCGAAGCCATCAGCGCGCATTACGAACGCGCCGAACATCACGAACACGCGTTTGAATGGAGTATTCGCGCCTGGCAAGCAGCCAGCAGCCGTTTGTCCTGGAACGAGGCAGTGATTTGCATCGAACGCGCAGAACATGCCGCCGCCGAAATGGCCAAAAGCAGCGGAAACAATCTGGCGCCGGTCGAACGGCTGAAATTGCTCTTTGCCCTGGGCGAAACGAATTTCGCCGTTGGCAGGTTGAAGGAATCCGACCGGTTTTACGGTGAAGCCATACATCTTGCCCGCAGCATCGGCGACCGTTCCAGTCTGGCAACCGCGTTGCTGGAACAGGGCCAATCGCGGTTGAGCCTGAACCTGTATAACGAAGCCATCGCTGTCACCAAACAGGCGCTGGAAATTTACCGTTTGATGGACGACCACGAAGGCGCAGCGTTGGCCATGCTGCAACTCGGTGGCGTCGAAGTGCGAATTGGAAATTACGAGCAGGCGGTCAGTTTGGCGCAGCAGGCGTTGCAAAAAACGGCGCTCAATTCCCAGGTGGCGGCCATTGCGTTTGGCTTGCTCGGTTGGGCGCGAGCGCTGCAAGGCCATTTTACCGAGGGCGTGCCCCTACTGGAACGCGCCGTGGATTACCTGACGAATGTGGGAGATGTGCAGCGTCGTGTGCTGTTATTGCGCCGCAGCCATTGGGCGGAATTGAGCCGCGGGCGGTATGAAACCGCCATCGAAATGGCGATGCGCGCGCGCGACGACGCGCAACGGTTGGGCGATGCCAACGGCGAAGCCAAAATGGATATGGGCATCGGCCAGGCGCGCATTGCGCAAGGATTGCACGAAGAAGGCATCGCGCTGCTTAAACGTGCACAGGAAAAATTGCACGCTGTTGGCGCAACGCACGGCGAAGCAGAAACCTACTGGCTGCTGGGTCGCGCCTACTGCGAACTTGGGCGATTGGAAGAAGCGCGTAAGTTGTTGACTCAGGCCTACGAACAGATTTTGGAAATCGGCGACCGCGACGACGAATTCCGCGTGATGACCGATCTGGCTCGGCTTTCGCTGGCCGAAGGCGACGCGAGCGCTGCGCTGCAATTTACGGAAAGCGCCACGGCCATTGCCGAAGAATTGCATAACCGCGATTGGATCGGCGTGATTCTGACCGTACAAGCTGCCGCCTTACTGGCGCTCGGCAAACCCGACGAAGCGCTGGCGACCATCGAACGCGCGTTAACATCGCTTGAAGAAATCGAATCCGGCGAACGCTGGCGCGCTTATTGGGCCAAAGCGCAAATTCAGGAAGCCAAAGCGCCATCTTTGCCGGAAGCCCTGCCCGCGTTGACGACGACAATGGAACTGCTGGACGAAATTCGCCAGCAACTGGCGCAGGACGAAGGACGATTTACGGCCATCACACAATCCCGCCGCGCACCGGCAGCAGAATTTCATGCCATGCTGACAAGGTTCGGCCTGCTGGAACGGGCCGACCAAGTGGCGAAAAGCTGGGGGCTGTAA